GGAGTGAACGTTGTCAATTCGGTAAAGAGTTGGGTATATGTGGCCCGGGTGAGGTTCTGGGGATGTAGCGCGCAGGTTTGCTCGATGGATGTCGCCTGATGTTCATCGCATCTTGACGATCTCGGCGTTTAAATTGCCTCGCGTTTATTGACCAACCTTCACACACAGTTGCCACCTGGACGCCGAACATCGTGACGACAAAACCCATGCGCAGAATTCTGGTAACCGGCGCAGCCGGCCAGATTGGATCCGAGTTGACCATTTCGCTTCGCGAGAAGTACGGTGCCCAGAACGTCCTCGCAACCGACATCAATCCGAAACCCAGTGCGGATCTGCTCGACACGGGGCCGTATGAACTCCTGAGTATTCTGGATCCTGACTCGCTCGCTCACATCGCGTATCGCTACGACATCGATGCGGTCTTTCATCTCGCAGCCATACTGTCCGCAACGGCCGAGGGCAATCCTGACTTCGCCTGGAACGTCAACATCAACGGACTAAAGAACGTCCTCGACATCGCACGCCAGAAGAACATGGTACGTGTGATCGTCCCGAGTTCGATTGCCGTGTTCGGCCCGTCCACGCCAAAAGAACACACACCACAGGATACCGTGCTGCGACCCGGTACCATGTACGGTGTCACGAAAGCAGCGGGCGAACTTCTGTGCGACTACTACTGCAGCAAGTACAATCTCGACGTACGGGGAATCCGCTATCCCGGACTGATCTCCTGGAAAGTTGAACCCGGTGGAGGCACGACCGACTACGCAGTATCCATCTTCTATTCTGCTGTGCGTGGAGAACCGTTCACGTGCTTCGTAGGACCGGAGACGGTTCTCCCGATGATGTACATGCCCGACGCCATCAAAGCGATGCTACAGCTTGCGGAAGCCGACGGTGGTAAACTCACATACAAGAATGCGTACAACCTGACCGCCTTCAGCTTTGCGGCGCGTGAATTGGAAGAGGCGATCAAGCAGCATATCCCCGATCTTGCCGTCACCTACGCTCCTGACTATCATCAGGACATTGCAGACGGATGGCCCGCCACCATCGATGATACCGCAGCCCGGAAGGACTGGGGATGGAAACCGGACTACGACCTGCAGCGGATGACGATGGACATGATCGAGAATCTGAAAGCCAAGCTGACTTAGCGCCAGCGCACCGTTACGAAAACGACTTCACCAGATTGATACCATGTACGGAAAGATCAAGAACGACCTGATCGGCGAACTGCAGGATGTCCGCGAGGCCGGTCTCTACAAGGAAGAACGATATATCCACAGTCCGCAGGGAGCGGATATTTCGGTCGAGTTTCCCGAAGCTGCGCCGACCGAGCATGTGGTCAACTTCTGCGCGAACAATTATCTCGGACTCTCCAGCCATCCGGCCGTTCTGGAGGCCGCGCAGGAGGGACTCAACAGCCGCGGTTTCGGTATGTCGTCGGTAAGATTCATCTGCGGGACGCAGGATCTGCATCGGGAGCTGGAGCAGCGTCTCTCAGATTATCTCGGAACCGACGACACGATCCTGTACTCGTCCTGCTTCGATGCGAACGGGGGACTGTTCGAGGTCTTCATGAAAGCGGACGACGCCATCCTGACCGATGCGCTGAACCATGCCTCGATCATCGACGGCATCCGGCTAAGCAAGGCCAAGCGATTCATCTACCAGCATGATGACATGGCGGATCTGGAGCGCAAGCTTCAGCAGTCGCAGCCGGCCCGTTACCGCATGATCATGACCGACGGCGCATTCTCGATGGACGGAACGATTGCTCAGCTCGACAAGATCTGCGACCTCGCCGACAAGTACGATGCGCTGGTCGTGATGGACGACTGCCACTGCACGGGTTTTCTGGGGGATGGTGGTCGCGGTTCGCACGAGTATCGCGGTGTGATGGGCCGGGTCGACCTGATCACCAGCACCCTTGGCAAGGCGATGGGTGGTGCTTCCGGCGGGTTCACGTCGGGCCGCAGGGAGATGATCGAAATGCTGCGGCAGCGTTCTCGACCGTACCTGTTCTCGAACAGCATATCGCCCGTCATTGCGGCGGCGTCGCTCAAGGTTCTGGATCTGATCACCGATAGCTCCGAGTTGCGCGACAAACTGCACGCCAACACGCGGTATTTCCGCGAGAACATGACACGGATCGGATACGACATCAAGCCGGGGGTACATCCCATCGTACCCATCATGTTGTACAACGCGAAGTTGTCGCAAGACATCGCCCGCGAGCTGTACGCCGAGGGCATCTACGTGATCGGCTTCTTCTTCCCTGTAGTGCCTAAAGGAGCGGCTCGAATCCGGGTGCAGCTCTCTGCGGCGCATGAGCAGGAACACCTCGAGCGTGCAGTCAATGCATTCGAGAAGGTGGGAAAGAAATACGGCATCCTTGGCAAGACGCGCGAGGAGATTGTCGAGATGTACCCCGATTAGGCTCCGCCCGGGATCGCGAAAATCCGGATACTCTTCCACGACCCATCTTTGACTCTCTGATTCGGGATCACGCGAATTCGACTCGATAATCCGCCCGCCGCTTCAGCAATCCGCGTGGGGGCGGGTCCGGCCCCTACAAGTCCGCGCAGGCCTGCTAGTGCGTAGCCGTACAGAGAGGAGAACGAGGTCCAGACAGCCGAAATCGCCGTGTAGTGCGATCGCGCACGCTTCGGACGGCCGATTCCCTCTTGCAATTCCGGCCGTATTTGTTCACGATAAGGGGTGGGAGTACGTTCGTTTCGCGTGCAGTCCCTCTATCCGCGAACAACATGATCGGATCGAACTGCATATTCTCGCTATCGCGTGTCCTTGCATGCGCATTCCTGTGTTTTGCGGTCATGTCGGCGCGGGCACAGTCGAGCTCTGATTCCAGCCTCGTCGTGTTACTTCAGATCGAGGATCAGGCGATTACTCCGGTAACGCAGGGATTCATCGACCGGGTAATCGCGGAGGCCGAGGAATCGAGAGCACAGTGCGTCATCATCGCGCTCGACACACCGGGCGGATTGATGGAGTCGACACGCAAGATCGTCAAGCGGATCATCGCCAGTGAGGTTCCGATAGTCGTCTACGTGTATCCGTCCGGAGCGCGGGCGGCATCGGCCGGGTTGTTCGTCACGCTCTCCGCCCACGTGGCTGCCATGGCGCCAGGCACTCACATCGGAGCAGCGCATCCGGTGCAACTGGGCGGACTTCCAGGCAGTCCGTCAGAGCAACCGGTCTCCGACACGACCGCAGCACGGGATGCAGGGATCATGGAAGAGAAGGTGCTCAACGACGCGGTGGCGTGGGTTCGCTCGCTCGCAGACATGCACGGCCGTAACGCAGACTGGGCGGAACTTGCCGTCACCGAGAGCAAATCGATTCCCGAGGACGAGGCGCTCGAAATCAACGTTGTCGACATCGTGGCAAAAGACGTAACGGAGCTGTTGCTCGTGATCGACGGGCGGCCGGTCGAACTGCAGATGGGCCCGGACACGCTCAGAACACAGAACGCCTCCATATCACGGGCCGAAATGTGGTGGGGCGAGAAACTGCTCGGCGTGATATCGAATCCGAACATCGCGTTTCTCTTGATCATTTTTGGATTCTATGGGATACTGTTCGAGCTATACAGCCCGGGATGGGGAGTGGGCGGCACCGTCGGCATCATATGCCTGCTCAGTGGCTTCTTCGCGTTGGCAATTCTTCCCGTTAATTACACAGGGCTGGCCCTGATTATTCTCGCACTGGCCATGTTCGTCGCCGAGGTGTTCATCACAAGCTATGGAGCGCTCACATTCGGTGGAGTGATCTGCCTGATTCTCGGAGGCGTGATGCTGATCGACTCTCCATTCGAGATCATGCGGATCTCGTTCGCCGTGCTGATCCCGGTTGCGCTGGCCACGGCGGGCATCACGTTCTTCCTGCTGGGTCGAATCGTCGCCGCCCACCGCAAGCGCGTGCTTACCGGCTCGGAGGGGTTGATCGGCGTAGCTGCATTCGCAGACGCAGACTTTCTTCCGGACGAAGGAAGATTCCGTGGGTTTGTCAAGGTTCACGGCGAGTTGTGGAAGGCGACGTGCGGCGTGCCTGTGACTGGCGGACAGACTGTCTGGGTGACCGAGGTTGACGGGCTGACGCTCGGCGTCACACATCGAAAGGCTTCCAAAACACACACGTGACGGCGCAATGGAGGTGTCAGAATGATCGTTCAGTCTATTGGGTTGGCTCTCGCCATCATCGTCCTCTATCTCCTGAGTTGCATACGCATTCTGTTCGAATACCAGCGGGCGGTCGTCTTTCGACTGGGCAGGGTTCTTGAACCGGCCAAAGGCCCCGGACTCATCATGGTTTTCTGGCCCGTAGACCGGATGGTGCGGGTCAGCCTTCGCCTGTTCGTCCAGGATGTGCCAACGCAGGACGTCATCACGATCGACAACGTATCTGTCAAGGTGAACGCTGTTGTGTACTTCCGGGTCGTCGACCCAATGAGGGCAATCCTGGAGGTCGAGGACTACTACTACGCAACGAGTCAGCTCTGCCAGACAACGCTACGCAGCATCGTCGGCCAGATCGAACTCGATGAGCTTCTCGCCGAGCGGGAAAAGATCAACCGTCGGCTGCAAGAGGTCATCGACACGCAATCCGACCCCTGGGGCATTAAGGTGTCCCTCGTTGAGGTCAAGCACGTGGACTTACCGGACCACATGCAGCGCGCGATGGCCAAACAGGCCGAAAGCGAACGCGAGCGCAGAGCAAAAGTCATCCACGCGGAGGGGGAATTCCAGGCGGCGGAGAAACTGCGGCAGGCGGCAGCCATCATCCAGAACCATCCGATGGCCATGCAGATGCGGTTTCTGCAGACACTGGTAGACGTTGGAGCCGAGCACAATACCACCATCGTGTTTCCCGTTCCGATCGACCTGCTGAAGGGGATGATTCCCAAAGACGATTGATGCGTGACGTTGGCCGCTGCACGATCTTTCCGGTTCTATTACCCAACCAGACCCGTTCCACTAATGACCCGCGCTTTTTGTGTACCTCAGCACGGAGCCGTATCGGCGATCTGCCTGCTGCTCCTGCTTGTGACTGCGTGTCAATCGCCGCAGCAGAAGAAGGTGCTGTTCATTGGCATCGATGGCGTACGAGTTGACGTCCTCGAGGATGTATCCACGCCACACCTCGACACCCTCGCATTACAGGGTTGGATCGCTCAAGGCTCCCAGAGCGACGCTCCGACCGTCAGCGGACCGATGTGGTCGAGCCTTCTCACGGGCGTTTGGCCACCGAAACACGGCGTGATGGGCAACGACTTCACGGGTAATCGGTACGACGCCTACCCCGATTTCCTGTCACGGCTTGAAGGAATCGACACGACCTTTTCAACACTCTCTGTCACCGATTGGCCACCGCTCTCCCAACCGGTCGACGGTGGTCCGCTCCTCGGGGAAAATATCGATGACAAGGTCTTCTTCAACGGGGATGAACTGGGGTATCGATCGGCCGACGAGTTGAGTGTCCTCGCTGCCGTGGAGTATCTGGAGAATCGCAACGTCGATGCCGCCTTCCTCTATCTCGGAAATCCGGACGTCGTTGGTCACGAGACGTCCTCCCTTTCAGCAGAATATCGGCGGTCCATCGCGGAGGCGGACGGACAGGTCGGACAGCTTGTAAAGGCACTCCGGCAGCGACCCTCATTTGAAGAAGAAGACTGGCTGATACTCGTCAGCACCGATCATGGCAGGCGAGACGACGGAGGTCACGGAGGAACTTCGCTGCTCGAAACGACCACGTTCTACATTGCGAGCGGGACTGCCGCGAACGCCAAACCGCCGGAATCGATTTCGCCCGTTGACGTCTCGGTAACGGCACTGGCACATCTTGGAGTCGAGGCCGACGCTTCGTGGGATCTCGACGGTAGAAGCGTGGGACTTAGATAGGGACGCGTTACGTCGCAGAACTGCACTCGGTCGCTCGCAGTTTGCCACCTGGAGTCCGGACAGTGAGCTGCAGGTCATCCGGCCGGCGTTCCTTGCTCTTGTATGTCACCACGCTCCTCACCATTACTCATCGTCGTCATGCGGAACCAATACCGCGAGTGACATCCGTCATTCTCGCGAATGCGAGAATCCAGCGTTCGGTCAAATTAGCAGGATGGATCCCCCAACAACGGGGGTAGCGTATCGATCGATCTCCTCGCAGACTTCGTGAGGAGGGTCTAGACCATGTCGGCCAGCTATAGCCAGTCGCCATACAATTCCGGCCGGCGGTCACGCATGAACAGGCGTCGTGCGTGTGAGCGCTCCACGTCGGACAAGTCCACGTCGCACAGCAGCGTTTCTTCCGTCCCTTCTCCGGCCCGCGCCACAACACGTCCGGATGGATCACACACGAAGGACTCGCCCGCGAACGTCAAAGAATCCTCTTCTCCAACCCGGTTGCAAAGCGCCACAAAGTATCCGTTCTGAAATGCCGCGACGGTCATTTCCGCCTCGTACAGTCCGTCCGGCCATTCTCCAGTGGCCCCAGCCTGTGGGACAACCACGATTTCGGCCCCGGCAACGGCCAGTGCACGCATGTACTCCGGGTAATGCCGGTCATAACAGATCGCCACGCCCACTTTTCCCACCGCCGTATCGTAAACCGGCGCCCCGCGATCTCCGGGGGCATAGTAACCCTGTTCATGAAAGCAGGGATAGTCTGTGATGTGAACCATGCGCGTCCGGCCCAACAGCGTGCCGTCGGCATCGATCACCGGCGACGTGTCGAAGGTGCGATCACCGTCTCGCTCGAAGACGTTCAGCACAATCACTACGGACTTCGATGCGGCCAACTCCGCGAATGCCTCGGTCGTGGGACCGGGTATCGGCTCCGCCAGGCCGGCTACGTCTCCGCTTGCCGGAACTGCGGGATAGAACCGGTCGAACGCGAGTTCACAAAAGCAGATCAACCGGGCACCATCGTCCGCGGCGCGCCGGGCCGCGCTCAACCCTCGTTCAAGATTCGCGGAGCGGTCCTTCGAGGCTCGATGCTGAACAAGTGCTACTCTCATTTCTCCTCAATCGTGCCGGGTCATCGATACACATCTCACTCCCGGGGAGTCTGCATTACTTCTGTAGCTACAGCGAAGACAGTGCCCGAGCCTTCGACAGCCAGCCGAGCAACTCCTCATCGATGTCATCGGGAGACTCAAGCCTCACGCCATGAACGAAGCGGGCTGCCGACACCTGCACCACATTCCGAAATCGCGCACTCGAATA
This DNA window, taken from Rhodothermales bacterium, encodes the following:
- a CDS encoding NAD-dependent epimerase/dehydratase family protein, with protein sequence MRRILVTGAAGQIGSELTISLREKYGAQNVLATDINPKPSADLLDTGPYELLSILDPDSLAHIAYRYDIDAVFHLAAILSATAEGNPDFAWNVNINGLKNVLDIARQKNMVRVIVPSSIAVFGPSTPKEHTPQDTVLRPGTMYGVTKAAGELLCDYYCSKYNLDVRGIRYPGLISWKVEPGGGTTDYAVSIFYSAVRGEPFTCFVGPETVLPMMYMPDAIKAMLQLAEADGGKLTYKNAYNLTAFSFAARELEEAIKQHIPDLAVTYAPDYHQDIADGWPATIDDTAARKDWGWKPDYDLQRMTMDMIENLKAKLT
- the kbl gene encoding glycine C-acetyltransferase; translated protein: MYGKIKNDLIGELQDVREAGLYKEERYIHSPQGADISVEFPEAAPTEHVVNFCANNYLGLSSHPAVLEAAQEGLNSRGFGMSSVRFICGTQDLHRELEQRLSDYLGTDDTILYSSCFDANGGLFEVFMKADDAILTDALNHASIIDGIRLSKAKRFIYQHDDMADLERKLQQSQPARYRMIMTDGAFSMDGTIAQLDKICDLADKYDALVVMDDCHCTGFLGDGGRGSHEYRGVMGRVDLITSTLGKAMGGASGGFTSGRREMIEMLRQRSRPYLFSNSISPVIAAASLKVLDLITDSSELRDKLHANTRYFRENMTRIGYDIKPGVHPIVPIMLYNAKLSQDIARELYAEGIYVIGFFFPVVPKGAARIRVQLSAAHEQEHLERAVNAFEKVGKKYGILGKTREEIVEMYPD
- a CDS encoding nodulation protein NfeD: MIGSNCIFSLSRVLACAFLCFAVMSARAQSSSDSSLVVLLQIEDQAITPVTQGFIDRVIAEAEESRAQCVIIALDTPGGLMESTRKIVKRIIASEVPIVVYVYPSGARAASAGLFVTLSAHVAAMAPGTHIGAAHPVQLGGLPGSPSEQPVSDTTAARDAGIMEEKVLNDAVAWVRSLADMHGRNADWAELAVTESKSIPEDEALEINVVDIVAKDVTELLLVIDGRPVELQMGPDTLRTQNASISRAEMWWGEKLLGVISNPNIAFLLIIFGFYGILFELYSPGWGVGGTVGIICLLSGFFALAILPVNYTGLALIILALAMFVAEVFITSYGALTFGGVICLILGGVMLIDSPFEIMRISFAVLIPVALATAGITFFLLGRIVAAHRKRVLTGSEGLIGVAAFADADFLPDEGRFRGFVKVHGELWKATCGVPVTGGQTVWVTEVDGLTLGVTHRKASKTHT
- a CDS encoding slipin family protein, producing MVQSIGLALAIIVLYLLSCIRILFEYQRAVVFRLGRVLEPAKGPGLIMVFWPVDRMVRVSLRLFVQDVPTQDVITIDNVSVKVNAVVYFRVVDPMRAILEVEDYYYATSQLCQTTLRSIVGQIELDELLAEREKINRRLQEVIDTQSDPWGIKVSLVEVKHVDLPDHMQRAMAKQAESERERRAKVIHAEGEFQAAEKLRQAAAIIQNHPMAMQMRFLQTLVDVGAEHNTTIVFPVPIDLLKGMIPKDD
- a CDS encoding carbon-nitrogen hydrolase family protein, whose amino-acid sequence is MRVALVQHRASKDRSANLERGLSAARRAADDGARLICFCELAFDRFYPAVPASGDVAGLAEPIPGPTTEAFAELAASKSVVIVLNVFERDGDRTFDTSPVIDADGTLLGRTRMVHITDYPCFHEQGYYAPGDRGAPVYDTAVGKVGVAICYDRHYPEYMRALAVAGAEIVVVPQAGATGEWPDGLYEAEMTVAAFQNGYFVALCNRVGEEDSLTFAGESFVCDPSGRVVARAGEGTEETLLCDVDLSDVERSHARRLFMRDRRPELYGDWL